Proteins from a genomic interval of Panthera tigris isolate Pti1 chromosome A2, P.tigris_Pti1_mat1.1, whole genome shotgun sequence:
- the CPA2 gene encoding carboxypeptidase A2 produces MKLILVFGALFGHIYCRETFVGDQVLEVVPRNEEQIRHLVELEAEEHLQLDFWKSPTIPGETAHVRVPFVSVQAVKVFLESQGIAYSIMIEDVQVLLDKENEEMLLNQRRERNGNFNFEAYHTLEEISQAMDNIVAEHPGLVSKVNIGHSFEKRPMNVLKFSTGGDKPAIWLDAGIHAREWVTQATALWTANKIASGYGTDVAITSILDTMDIFLLPVTNPDGYVFSQTKNRMWRKSRSRVPGSPCVGVDLNRNWDAGFGGPGASNNPCSDSYRGPQGTCEVEVKSIVNFIKSHGRIKAFITLHSYSQLLMFPYGYTCTKPDNFDELNEVAQKATRSLTSLHGTKYKVGPICSVIYQASGGSIDWSYDYGIKYSFAFELRDTGRYGFLLPANQILPTAEETWLGLKTIMEHVRDHPY; encoded by the exons ATGAAGTTGATCTTGGTTTTTGGTGCCCTTTTTGGGCATATCTACTGTCGAGAAACATTTGTGGG GGACCAGGTTCTCGAGGTCGTACCAAGGAACGAAGAACAAATAAGACATCTGGTGGAATTGGAGGCTGAAGAACACCTTCAG CTTGATTTCTGGAAATCACCAACCATCCCAGGGGAGACAGCCCATGTCCGAGTTCCCTTTGTCAGCGTCCAGGCGGTCAAAGTCTTCTTGGAATCCCAGGGAATTGCTTATTCCATCATGATTGAAGATGTTCAG GTTCTGTTGGACAAAGAGAACGAAGAGATGTTACTCAATCAGAGAAGAGAACGGAATGGCAACTTCAACTTTGAGGCTTATCATACTCTGGAAGAG ATTTCCCAAGCGATGGATAACATCGTTGCCGAGCACCCCGGTCTAGTGAGCAAAGTGAACATTGGCCATTCTTTCGAAAAGCGGCCCATGAACGTGCTCAAG TTCAGCACCGGAGGAGACAAGCCGGCCATCTGGTTAGACGCCGGGATCCATGCTCGCGAGTGGGTTACCCAAGCTACTGCGCTGTGGACAGCAAATAAG ATTGCCTCTGGTTATGGAACTGATGTCGCCATCACTTCCATTTTGGACACGATGGATATCTTCCTGCTGCCGGTTACGAACCCCGATGGATATGTGTTCTCTCAAACCAAA AATCGTATGTGGCGGAAGAGTCGGTCCAGGGTACCCGGAAGCCCCTGTGTTGGTGTTGATCTTAACCGGAATTGGGATGCAGGGTTTGGAG GACCTGGAGCCAGCAACAACCCTTGCTCTGATTCCTACCGTGGACCCCAGGGTACCTGTGAAGTTGAAGTGAAATCCATAGTGAACTTCATCAAGAGCCATGGGAGAATCAAGGCCTTCATTACCCTCCACAGCTATTCTCAGCTGCTGATGTTCCCCTATGGGTATACATGTACCAAGCCTGATAACTTTGATGAGCTG AATGAAGTGGCCCAAAAGGCTACCCGGTCTCTGACAAGCCTGCATGGCACCAAGTACAAAGTGGGACCTATCTGCTCAGTCATCT ACCAAGCCAGTGGAGGAAGCATTGACTGGTCATATGACTATGGCATCAAATACTCATTTGCCTTTGAACTGAGGGACACAGGTCGATATGGCTTCCTCCTGCCAGCCAATCAGATCTTGCCTACAGCCGAAGAGACCTGGCTTGGCTTGAAGACCATCATGGAGCATGTGCGAGACCACCCCTATTAG